A segment of the Terriglobia bacterium genome:
ATCGATGCGATTAGCATAACCAAGCCCGTGGCGCCCCTTACGCGAAGCGGGCGATAAGCAACCAGCTCGAGCACTGCTCCGAGACCTGCCGCAATTAAGGGAGCTGCAGAAAACGCAAACCATGCAGGCATAGAGAGCAATTGTACGAGAAGGAAGGCTGTATACCCACCAAAGGCGAAAATGGCGCCGTGAGCGAAGTGGAAGAACCGTCCGCATCCATAGATCAGGCCGAACCCGACACTCAGGAGCGCCAGGTGCGACGCAGCAATGAGCGCGTTCGCGACAAGCTGGGATATCATTTGCGCTCCGGTCGCTTTGCGACCAGATAGAAACCAACCACGGGATCGGGCCTGCCCTGTACGAGTTCGACCTCCTCGAATTCCTGGATAGTGGCAGCCTCTAGGCCGGAAGACCGGCAAAGATTTAAGATCTCCTCGCGGTCGCGAAACCGCCACGGAATACCCTTGGTGACCTCATAACATCGCTCGCAGAGCTTACTGCCCTTCCCATAGTGGCGATCCCTCACCGAAACGAACGAAGCCACGACACGACCTTCCCGGCGAACTATCGCACCCATGGTACGCATAATCCTCAGCACTTCGGCATCCGAGAACAGGTGCAAGAAATAATTGGCAAACGCGACGTGGTAGCGATTCGTATCGGCCTCATGACCGTACTGAAAAATATCCGCATTGATTATACGCAAACCTGGAATCTTCCGCCGCGCGGTTTCAATGGCAGACGGGGATGCATCCAGGCCGCTAAGCTCAAGGTGGGCGAATACCGATCGGAAGAGTTCTAGATCCCTACCGTAACCGCATCCAATGTCAATAACCCTTCCTCTAAGTCCATCCGCTTTTGAGATCTCCGTTAAGGCCATGTGCGCAACCAAACTCGGTAGAGAACCCCAACGCTGACCTTGCAATTCATAGATTGCGGTCCATCGCAAGATTCTGTCGCGCGCCGACGGAAACGAGTTAGGCATCAGTATTTCAACCTCGTGATGTGCTGCCCGATAGCCTGTTTTTCTGCCAAATATGATGCATCGGCCAGCTTCTCGAATTGATCGATCTTTTTCCGGTGGGTTGCAATCAACAACTCCGGCCTATCCCCAGCAACGACATTGTTCGGATTCTTGAATACCCGCAAAGCGGGCTGGAACAAGGCCGGATCTTTTTGAATTGTCTGGAGCTCGAAGAAATCGTAGTGGTATACACTCTGATTTAATCCCGAGACCCTTCCCAGCATCAAAATCTTGTCATCGATGAGTGCGAAGTCCTTAAGTAGCGCATCCTTGAGTTCTGGCTGCAGATCGAAATCGTCGACGATAATAAAATAGATCATAAAGCCTTCGGTCATCTGGCGGGTCACAATACTCAAAAAGCGGTCGCAGTCTTCCCTAACGGAATAGTCTGATTTGTGTAGAATGAATGTGCGCTTAACCTTTACACCGTGGGCAATAAGTTTTCGGACCTGCAAATCCTTGTAGTCCAGGAGTTCCTTGTTGCTGTCTATGGGGTTGAGTTCATCCCAATACTTGAGTGGTACCAGACTAGTGCACTCAACGCTGTCATGGGCGAAGTCGTAGAGATTGGCGCAGACCGACCAGTAATTTGATTGAATCGTGACGACACCGTTTTGGAGCTTGGCCATGCAGACGGCCCAGTCCTGCAATAAATAAGTTAGGAACGCGCGGCTAACAACCGAGCTGTCGCGGCATTGTTCAAGCGCAGCCATAAATTGAGATTGGCGGCTATATTGGAGCTCACGGGAACGCATGTCCATAAAAAGGGTGACGATCTGGATCGCGCAAGAGAAGGCAATGCTCACGAACGGTATAAGGATAACCGTCACAAGGAACCACATGGAGACATACTTAGTCCTCCACTCGTCAGCGGAAAGGATGTTACCGAGAAAAGAGAGAGTCGCAATCGCATAAAGAATGACGATGGACCATACAGCGAACCGCTGGTGGGGCGATAGTCTAATTGCAAAGATTTTGTTCAATCCGCTACGAAAGGACATGGCCACGCCCTCATTTTTGCCTTGGGGGATTGGATTCGGTGAATGGAGTGAAGTGGGCGTCCTTGATCGTCATGAATCTGGCGGCCTTGATGGGATCGCCGTTTTGGTCAATGCTTGTTTTACCCGCCACTCCCGGGAAGTCGCGGATCTCGTACAAAGCTTGCTTGACGCTGTCGGCGTCTGTGCCCCGTTTCCGCATCGCTTCAACGATGATCATCAGCGCATCGTAACCATGTGCGGACCAGACATCAGGATCTTTGCCGAATCTGCTCTTGAACGTGCTTATGAATTCATTGATTTTGGGGTCTAGCGATTCGGCGTCAAATATGGCGGACGAGTAGATTGTGCCTTCAACAGCCTTCCCTCCCGTGACGAGCGTCTCAGTGTCCTGGAAATTTACCGTCGATAGGAATTGTACCTCCAGTCCGAGTTCTCGGGCTTGCCGGACTATGGTGCCGAGCTCTTTGCCGTAGCCGACGATAAAAACACACTTGGGACTCCGGCCTTTGATTTTTGTGAGTATTGTGCGATAGTCTCCAGATCCTTGGCTGTATTTGTCGTTCAGCAGAACTCTGCCGCCTTGATTTACATACGTCTTCAGGAAAACGTCGTTCAGCCCGTTTCCATAATCGTTGTTAATCGTCAGGATCGCGGCTGTAGAAAACCCGTGCTCAACAGCAAACTGAGCCACTAAGCGCCCCTCCAGCTCATCTGAGGGATAATTACGGAAGATGTAGTCGCCCGCCGTCGTCAATTTGGGTGAGCTCGATGCAGGCGAGAACAGGATTACTCTTGAGCGTTCGGCAATGGGGGCGATCGCAAGCGTAACGCTGGATGGCACGGCGCCTATGATGACCTGAACGTGGGCCATCGAGATCAACTTCTGTGCTGCGGCGACGCCTTGTTTGGGCTCGCCCTTATCGTCCTCATACAAGATTGACAAGCGCCGCCCATTAACGCCCCCCGATCGATTCTCCTTGTCGACCGCCAACTCGATTCCTTGCTGAACGGCCACCCCGTACGACGCTACATCTCCCGTTAGTGGGAGTATGGCCCCCACCTGGATTTCAGAGGCAGTCCGCGGTTTCCAGTGGACGATCGCGAAAATTCCGGCGATCGCGGCAACCACAACCGCAATTCCGATCCACACTTTCGTATACATCGTCGCCTCCGTGTCTTACGGTCGCGCCCGTTTTGTTCAGCTTTCGACTGATAGTCGAAATTTGCTGCGTTTCCGGATCGCAGCCGGGTGTGACTTTTAGCCTGCTTCTGATTTGGGATGTGAATCAACTTTTTCGGGCCTCTCGGACTACTCCTGCGCCCGAAAATGTCCGCAACGACGCATCTTACACCAAAATCGCGTCGTGGGTGCGGAATTTGCACACCTCGGCTTTGCGGAATGTCAGTCAGCTTCGTCGGCTCAAATAACCCCCTCGTGCTTTGAAATCGCAAACCCTAGTTGCGGGGGACATCCGCGAGGAACGGGATAGTAATCCGAGGCGGTCAAAAAGCTTACCAATTGCCTCAGGCGGTTGGGTGGAGGCAAGTATTCGCATGTGGCGGATGTTGACACTGTTTCTGTGGGCTGTGACAGGGGAACCGCAGGTACGATGGCCTGCGGGTTTTGCTGCGGTGGTTTGGTGCGGGTTGGTGGTGGAAATTATTGCGCTCGGCCAGTTTGGTTCGTGGACCTCATTTCGATCATGAGTGCGATTGCCCACTCTGCGGTGGGCCAGAGTTTTGATCTGGCTGCCCACTTGCATCCTCAGCTCACGTAGGCCACTTCCAGCCGCTTATGGCCCCATTGGAGGACGAGCGCGGAGTTGTGCCCGGGGATGATTTCGCGGGATTCGCCGAATTCGCCGCAGTAGATTCCGCTCACGACGTCCGCCGCGTCCTCGCCCAGGTGCTTCTGGATGATCTCGATCGTTTGGCCGATGCCGCTCCCGAGGGTTGGATTCGTGCGGGTCAGGTCGAATAACTCCCGGTTGATCTGCCTTCTTGTTCTTGCATCCATTTTTGTCTCACTACCTCCGACCGCAGTAGGGGCAGAACCGCTCTTTCTGTGACGCCTCTTCTGCATCTATCGCGAACCTGCCATTGCTGAGCATGTAGGGGCCGTAGATCAGGCCGGCCCGCCGGTCCTCGCGGAATCCACTGATACATTCAGGGTGGCAAAGTAACCGTCTGCCATGAACCTGGTATCGTCGTAAGCGGTTTAGTGCGGCCATCACTGCACCTCCTAAATGCTGTTGTAAAGCAAACCGAGAAGGGCCTTAAGGGCTGCCGGCTCCCCTTTGATGATGAGGGGGGCGCTGTCGCCCTGTCGCTTCGAGTAGAAGCAGATGTCGGCGTACTTCCCGTCCTCGGTGGCGAAGGTCACGGCGCGTGCCACTTTGAAATATCCGTTGCGGCCCTTGGCCTCGACCTCCGTGACTGGATCAATTGCACGAATCATTCGCCCTCCATCCTGTCATGAACCGGGATCGGCGCCACGGCCGGGAAACGCGAGTCCGACGACCAAACCCAATTGCCACCAAACATCCATTGATGCTGGAATATGGGAATCTTCCCGTTCGCCACATGTCTGCCGCTGACTTCCTCGAAACCGATGGCCTCTTCCGGCACTGTCTTGTAGTGCCCGCACCACGGATAGACGTACAGAGCAGGGAGGTCCGGGCCAGCTTCGGCCAATCCCGGAATTCCGGCGCCAACCAGGACCGCCTCCTTGATCCGCGATGTCAGGCCGTGATTCGTACAGTCGTGGCCGTCGGCGTCTTTCAAGATTGAAACCAACATTCCTCTTGGCATCATGCCCCTCGTTATTTCGCCGCTTTCAGTTCTGCCTGCATCTCGCCGACTGCCTGGTTCACCGCTTCCCACTCCGAGAACGACAGCCGGCCCTGTTTCACGTACTGACTCTCGCCGTTATTGAGCTTCACCGTGCGCGAGATTTGGATTTTGGGCTCGCCGCCGTTGTATCGCTGGATGCACACGATCAGAGTGTTCGTGCCGTCGTTGAGCGCCACCCTGCTCGCAACCGTGATGTCTTTCTTCGCGTCATATGCCATGTGATTCTCCGCAGTTGTATGCCACTCCGCTCGGCGTGTTTTAGGCCGCCGTACAGAAATAGAATTGGTCCAGGGCCACCGAGTCATTTCCGCGGCTGAGTTCGATGCGGATCAGGTCGTCCATCGCGTCCGCGAACTGTCGGAAGCTCAGGTGCAAGGAGCGCAGGACCGACCGGAAGCGCCGGACAGTCAAAAATGCCGCCACCTCGCAGTCCATCCTATCGATCAGGTCAGCTTCGGCCATCATTAGCCTGTCAATCGCCTTGCGGGCCGCGCGAACCTTCTGATCTACCGTCATCTGTGGCGCCTGGGTGTTTTTCATTGGCTTTGTCTCCTGATTTTATGAACTAATTCTATCGTACTGACAATGCATTGTCAATCTAATAGAGCAAAAGAAAATCATGCCCTGTCGTTTTTTTCTGCTCCCTCAGGCTGTTCTTCCGGCTCGAGTCCGTGAGCCCTCAGTTGAAATGCGATGGCCTCCAGGTTCTCGATTTCCCATTCCTTGTTCTGGTTCCACATTTCGATGTCTTCGCCCGGCCCCTTTGAATAGGTGATGTCGAGATATAGGATCTCCTGCACCGCACCGACGATTTCTCTAAGCTCGTCAACCGTCAGATCTTCGACCTTCTTCATGCGCGCCTCCTAGTACTCCCCAGGTTTCATCGCGGTCCATCCGCCGACTTCGTTCTCGATCAGCCATAATCCCGGCGGGAGCGTCCAGATGCCGCCCTTGCACCTTGCAAGTTGGAGCTTCATGCGCATTATCTTTCTCAGCTCCTGCATTGGAGTCGGCGCTTGAACTCCCGGGTAGGTGGTCTCGAAGGTGATGAAGGGTTGAAAGTCCTCCCACAAGCCGCAGGTCATGCGATTGAGTGGCCGGCCTTGGAATTCCAGTCCCAACCCTGAGATATCCACGATGACGCCGTCTTCGATTGCCTGGCTGTCATCGTAGACCGAGATTATCTCCGCCGCTTCCCAATTGTCGTTGCTCACGCGATCCCTCCTTTATGGGCTTGTTTGTCGTCGTTTCCGGAGTCGTGCACGGCTACCCTTTTCGGCAGGCGCTTCGTACTTGCCAGCGCCAGTGCGTTGAGCACATTCTCAAGTTGCTCGTGGGCAACCGACATTACCCGGTAGGCCTCGTCGAGTTGTTCCTCCTTGGTTGCCTCCGGGTCGTGGGTTTCTTTGATTTCCCTGGCGATGAAGACTGCCAATGAGTCGCCGACGAGCAACTCGTCAATGGAACCCGTTTCTGCCGCGAAGGCGCGTTCAACTGCCCCGTCGTCGCTATAGGCCTGATCTGCGATTTTTATGATTTGTTTGAGTTTCACGCTCTGCTCCCTCCTGTCATCGATTCGTACACCGTGAGGATTTGCTCACTGCTGATGTGGGCGCCGGCGTCCTTGAACGCGTATGCCCAGTTCAATGCAATTCTCGAAGAGTCATCTAATTCGACGCCGACTTGCAGCCACTCCTGGCGCTGGATAAGATTTGCCTGCATCCACTGCCTCAGATTGATCTGTCTACCTTTCATGTGAGCCTCCGGGTTGTCCGTCATCAGGCGGTCACCGTTTCGTAGAACCAGTCTTCGAAATCGGCGCAGACAGCAAAACCAGCGCATTCAAGCATTGCG
Coding sequences within it:
- a CDS encoding ABC transporter substrate-binding protein → MYTKVWIGIAVVVAAIAGIFAIVHWKPRTASEIQVGAILPLTGDVASYGVAVQQGIELAVDKENRSGGVNGRRLSILYEDDKGEPKQGVAAAQKLISMAHVQVIIGAVPSSVTLAIAPIAERSRVILFSPASSSPKLTTAGDYIFRNYPSDELEGRLVAQFAVEHGFSTAAILTINNDYGNGLNDVFLKTYVNQGGRVLLNDKYSQGSGDYRTILTKIKGRSPKCVFIVGYGKELGTIVRQARELGLEVQFLSTVNFQDTETLVTGGKAVEGTIYSSAIFDAESLDPKINEFISTFKSRFGKDPDVWSAHGYDALMIIVEAMRKRGTDADSVKQALYEIRDFPGVAGKTSIDQNGDPIKAARFMTIKDAHFTPFTESNPPRQK
- a CDS encoding class I SAM-dependent methyltransferase produces the protein MALTEISKADGLRGRVIDIGCGYGRDLELFRSVFAHLELSGLDASPSAIETARRKIPGLRIINADIFQYGHEADTNRYHVAFANYFLHLFSDAEVLRIMRTMGAIVRREGRVVASFVSVRDRHYGKGSKLCERCYEVTKGIPWRFRDREEILNLCRSSGLEAATIQEFEEVELVQGRPDPVVGFYLVAKRPERK